The genomic stretch GGCGGGAAGCCGCCGTAGCCGAGGAGCAGGAGAACGATCGGGACCAGGGGGATGATCGCCTTCGCTACGTTCAGGCGGAACGGAGCCTCATCTTTGGGCGGCGGCTCGACCAGCGTCGCCTCGTCCGGCGGGCCGTTGCCCGCGCGGTTGAGCACCGCGAAGACGAACGCCGCGACGATCGCCCCCGCAATGCTCGCGGGGATGACGCGGGCCGAGAGGTCCGGCGCCGAGAGCCGGACCGCGCCCGCGATCGCCTGCACGTCCTGCGCGCCGGGGTTCAGGAGGTCGCCACCGAACGAGGCGCCGAGGATGAGAGCGGCACCGGCGACAACCGCGGAATAGCCGCTCGCCATCAGCAGCGGCACCATGATCGGACCGAGGGCGGCGGCGGTGCTCGTCTGGCTGGGGACCGCCATGTTGACCAGGTAGGCGACCAGGATCCCTCCGGGCACGACCAGGATCCGGGAGGCGCGCACGGGGGCCAGCAGCAGGTGGATCAAGTGC from Candidatus Methylomirabilota bacterium encodes the following:
- the dcuC gene encoding C4-dicarboxylate transporter DcuC, which gives rise to MVRRVEVRFVLLTSGFAMALLAGKPLAVTDTFTRAMIAAMVAPICAAMGFAALMTATGCDKHLIHLLLAPVRASRILVVPGGILVAYLVNMAVPSQTSTAAALGPIMVPLLMASGYSAVVAGAALILGASFGGDLLNPGAQDVQAIAGAVRLSAPDLSARVIPASIAGAIVAAFVFAVLNRAGNGPPDEATLVEPPPKDEAPFRLNVAKAIIPLVPIVLLLLGYGGFPP